GGGCAGCATTCAGGCGGGAGATACGGTTTGGCTGGCGGGAGGCAGCTACTCGGCACCCCTCACCATACAAGCGAGCGGCAGCCCGGGCAGCCCGGTGACGGTCCTGCGCGCGCGGTCAACCGATTCGGCGGCCGCAAGCGCGGCGGGATGGAACTCGAGTTTCGATTCCCAAGTGGCCTTTAGCGGGTCAAACTGGCCCTTCCTCTCGATCCCGGCCGGCCACGACATCACCGTCGACGGGCGGGTCGCTTCGGGCATCCTGCTCCAAATCCCCTCCAGCGGCGGGAACGCCTCGCAGGGGGCTCAAAACGGGAACGTCGCCAACGTGACGATCTCGAACGTCGAGATCATCGGGCCGTCCGCAACCTCGGGCCTGTCGTGGGGGCGCTATGGGTTCAATTGGGCCCCGAGCAGCAACACCGTTACCAACGTCACCTTCGATCATTGCATCGTTCACCAGCTTTGCGAAGCGTTCCGGGCGTCCAATTGGAACGGGGTCGTCATCCAGTATTGCACGATCCACGACCTGACGACCGACAATGTCGATCATGACGATATTTGTTATTCCTACCCGGGCCAGAACGTGACCTGGCGTTACAACACCTTTTATAACTCGCCGGACGACGGGCTGTTCTTCGAGTTCGGAGGCGCTACAAACTACTATTTCTACGGCAACGTATTTTATTCCTGCACCTACAGCATGATCACGTTTAAAACCGGAAGCTCCTATGGGCCGGTTTTCATTTACAATAACGTGTTCGCGGGCCGGGACCCAAGCCAGAGTTATGCCTACATCCAGGCGCAAGGCAGCGTGGCAAGCACCACCCAGTGCTACAACAACGTGTTTTTCAACGCGACCAACGGGATTGAGAACCAGAATGCCGTCAATACGGATTATAACGCCTATTACCCGGCGACCGTCAACGGATACTCGTGGCCGAGCGGCAGTGAACCGCACTCTTTCGCGCTTGGCACAAACCCCTTCATCAGCAGTACGACGGGAAATTTTCACCTGACCGCAGCCGGGGCGGCAGCGCTCCAGAAGGGCCTGCCCCTGACCACAAACGGCTTCATCAACAAGGACATGGATGGGAATACCCGGGGTGGCTCCGGGGGATGGACCATCGGGGCGTATCAGTACTCCAGCGGCAGCTCAACGCAGCAACCGACGCCGACGCCGCCGCCGCCGCCGACCGGTTTGCGAATCGCGGGCAGCTAGTCATCTGTCCTCAAAAGAAGCGGAGGGATAACCGGATCATGGCTATGGCGGGCGATGTCAAGGGTTGCTCCAACGAGGCTGAAGGTTAGGCGGCCAGGAGCACCCGACGGCGAAGTATGCCGAAGGTAGCCCGCCCGCACATTTGCCGCTTAATCAGCTTCAACTCGTGAATCCGGCCTTCAGCTTGGGTGCTCCTATAAGGCAGGGTCAGGGCGACCTTCACCGCCGCCTTACCCTGCTGCAACCCGGCCGCGAAGGTTTCCAAAGCCGGAATCGCGCCGGCGCCGGCGCCCGTGAACCAAGAGGTCAGGACGAGCAGTGGATCCGTCAGCGGTTGATCGCGGCCGGCGTTGCAGCGGCGCGCCAACCCGGTCAGGCGCTGAGCTAAATCTATACCGCGGGCCTTCGGGCGTTGCGCAACGCGGGTCAGGATCGCCGCTTCGGCCGGCCCCAAGTCTTCCCAGGCTTGGACCAACAAACAACCAAGCCGACTGCCGGGCCGAGGGCAACGGGGGCGCCGTCTGCGAAGGCAGCCGCAGCACCATATCGGCGCTGGTGGCCATGCCGTGGCCAGCCGCGCGGCAGGCTCCCCGCCCAGGGTAATGCCGGCCTGCCCTTGGGCGGTGGCCAGCCGCTGGCTGCGACGGGACAAGCCAGCCTCCCACAGAACCCCCTCTTCAGCACCTGCCGGCCGGGGCCGGTGCCGGGAGAAACACAAGGATTCCCCACTCTTTTAATCGGCAGTCGAATGGCAATGCCGGTCCGTCGTCAACCTGCCCCTGATGCCCTCGAGAAATGGTCCCGAGACAGGCAAGCCGTCGCTCGTGGCGGGGCCGCCTGACCCAACTGCCCTGGAATCAGATCAGGAATTTCCGAGATTTTTGCACCTGAAAGGGCACAGCTCTTTCTGAACGCAGCTACTTGATGTGGGCCTCAAGGTAAGCCTCGAGAGCCTTGATCAGGAGTTCGTCGGGAGAAAGGTGTTGTACGTCGCACACTTGCTTCAGCCTTCGCTGGTGCACCGGATTCAGGTGTACGGCGATCATCGGAGTCGCCACGGACTTGGTTTCCGTGGGGCCTGCGGTGACCGTGGGGGTGGTGGGATTTTGCATGTGGGACTTTGGCACGAAACGGATGATGGCGCACCTTGCGGTTTGCACGCCCGAACCGTGAAGCTCTTTCCGACGCAAAATTCCGCCCCCGCCCCGCGTCTGAGGGCACCGGCCGGGGAGAGGTGAGGGTAAGGGCGCCGAACGCAATCGCCACCCCAGGGCCGGGGCCCTTTTCTCCTTTTCGAGTTGGACGATGCCCTCGTTCCGTACACAAATCCGTCCTTCGGCCGGCCGCTGAGGCGGCCCCTTGGCCGGGCCAGGATTCAAAGCGCTCACGTTCCCGGCACGAACACCAGGTCGACCCAGTAATTGGCCGCGTTGTAGGTGTTCGAGGGAAAGCTGCCGCTGCCGCCGTACGCGTAAACGCCGTTGCCGCCGCTGGACCCGCTGGCCGGGGCCGTCAAAGAGCCGTTAGTGTACGAATTGCTGAAGTAGTAGTCATCCTCCGAATAGTACCCGTTCGTATGGTAGGACACGATGTAAGTCGTGCCCGCCGCGACCGCAACCGGGTTCTGAAGCGTCACCTGTTGCCAGCCGCTCGCGGACTCCCCGGAAAAAGTCGCCGAGGCCAGAAGGGTGCCGGTTGAACTCCAGAGGTGCGCATCGTGCGTACCGGTGTTTTGCGGGCCCTTGTAAAAGCAGATCGCGGTGATCTTGCCTGCGGTGGCCACCGTAAACTTCACGCCAAGCTCGACCGCGTTGGGGTCGTCGATCGTCACGTTGGACGGCACGGACCCCGAGTTGAACAGGCCGGACCCCACCGTGATCGGAGCGGGCGATGACGAGACGCTGGGCGTGTACGACACCTCATTTGAGGGCGCGCTTTCGAGCCCTGCGCCGTTATAGGCCGTAACGGCAAAAAAGTACGTTTGCCCGGCGGTCAGGCTTGAGATGGTGGCGCTGAGATTATTTCCCGCATCAGTGACCTGGGTGTAGCTGCCGCTGGACAGCCCGTAATGCACGTGGTAGCCGGTGACGCCGCTGCTGCCGCTGGCGTTCCACCCCAACGAGACGCTCTGAGCCGCTGCTGCCGTCACCCACGATAGGGCGGGCAACAACCATGCGGCCAGCCGCAGGGCGGCCGTCCGCCGCTGCGCGGACGATCGATAAGCGCACCGTTTTGGTCGGACGACGTCGCGGGGCGGCCGGTTTGATGGCTCAAAACGGTACGTACGGTTCAGGGGCGTCGGTGGCACGGCAGATTGCATATCTCAATTTTTTTCTGTTATCGTTGCTTATGCGCAGTGTAAGCGAGGCCTGGAATCTCCGGGCGGGTTGTGTGCTTACAGCACCCTGTGCGGAGTTCCGGTCTCGCATTGGTTCACTCCCTATGCAAGCCTAGATGTTCATGATGAAGAACTTTTTTTGGCCGGGTAAGTAGAAGGTGTGGATCGAGTACACGGTGTGAACAGAGTACAAAAAATAAACCGACTAAAATGGTCTGAATCAAAAGGCAAGTAGAAGATGATGAAGAAGAGGTAAGTAGAAGAACTGGTAAGAGAGGTAAGGAGAAGATACGGAGGTAAGGAAAACGCCCCTTGGGTTCAGCCGACAATCCCGTGGAGCTTGCATTTTGGTTCAGGAGGAGCGGCGATCGGATTTTGCATTCGAAAGGGCTCCGCGCGTGCCGAGGGCCCCGAGTAGACGCGGCTGATAGGCTGAAGCCGGCGAGGGGAGCTCACCGGTCGGCGCCGAGCCGGCCCAAGTACCCGGCGAACGGTACGGGAGAGCGCCTTCCCGCGCTGTCATTGAGCTAAGTACGCAGGCAAAACTTCGTTTGCATAATTGGTGCTTGAACCCGCAGTTTCACGGCGTTTTTCCGGATCGCATGCGTACGAACTTTTGCCCACCCGCTTGGCCTTTTGCCCAGAACGACCGCCCGTCAGGATAGGGGCCTTGACGCAGAAATCTCCCGTTCCCCGCGCACGCTTGACGCCCGGTACACAAGAATGCGGCCGCCGACCGCCTACTCTGCGGAGCGCCCGGCACTTCGGTGTTTAGCCGCTTGAGAAAATCCCCCATTAACCGATTACGGCGCGATCTCCGCGATGAAACGTCCTCAACGGTAGTGCGACAGCCCGATCGGGTCTTGACGATGAGAACCGTTTCGGCCTTCTCCAACGTCTTGCCTTCCTAACGGTAGGTACCCGTGATCGGAAACAATTGGTGCAGACCGCGAGCTGTTTCTCCAGCAGACCGCGGCGGCTCCGGCGTGCTTCGTCGCCCGGGCGACCCGATCCCGGGCTGCTTGTCCGATCTGCATTACGGTAAGCACGCCGTCCAGAGCCGGGGCCATCCGTCCGATCGGCCCAGCCTCGGTCACGCGGTTTGTCTGAACCTTTTGGTGCGCCGCTTCCGGCGCCGCACCCCGGGCTACCCACGGCAGACGTTTGCCGGGCTTTTGGTAACGTTGCTCATTTCCCCCAGGCTCGTCGCACCCGGCGGCCGGCCATGCGCACCGGCGCCGGCGCGGTACTGCGCCTGGTGCGCGGCCGCCGCCCCCGGCCCTCCCCCTTATAAATACTAGAATTATTCAGCATTCCGTCGAGTGACCGGGACGAATAAAACGGGGTAGAAGTGTGAATCTTACTGAATCTTACTGTAAAGAGAACAGGAGTAGTAACCACCGATGCAAACCCGTAGTAACGTGACGCGCGCTTTCTTTGCCCTTTGTAACCGCCCTTTCGGCAAACGCGTGGCTTGGCGAAGGAACCTCCTCCACGGTCTGATGCTGGCGGCAGGCCCGGCATGGCCGTTGCTGGCGCCTGCTGCGGAAGCGCAGGGAAGCTACACCCTCACCGACCTGGGCACCCTCGGTGGGAACTACAGCGAGGCCTCCGGGGTCAACAACCTCGGCCAAGTGGTGGGCCTCTCGACCACGGCCTCTGACCCCAGCGGGGCGGGCGACGGTCCGGAGCACGCCTTCCTCTACAGCGGCGGCAGCATGCACGACCTGGGCACTCTGGGCGGCGTCGAGAGCGAGGCCTCCGGAGTCAACGATCTCGGCCAGGTCGTCGGGGATTCGGACACGCTGGGCAATGCCACGACCCACGCCTTCCTTTATGGCGGCGGCCGCATACGGGACCTGGGCACCCTGGGTGGCGCCAACAGCTACGCTGCCGCGGTCAACCGCCTCGGCCAGGTCGTCGGTTATTCGCAGGCGCTGGGCAACGCCACGACCCATGCCTTCCTTTATGGCGGCGGCCGCATGCAGGACCTGGGTACCCTCGGCGGGCCTTCCAGCTACGCTTCCGGGATTAATGACCTCGGCCAGGTCGTCGGGTATTCGTATACGCTCGGCGGCAGTACCACCCACGCTTTCCTTTACAGCGACGGCCGGATGCGGGACCTGGGCACCCTCGGGGGGACCAAAAGCTATGCCTGGGGAATTAACGACCGCGGCCAGGTCGTCGGGGATTCGTTTACGCCGGGCAACGTTGCAACCCACGCCTTTCTTTACAGCGACGGCCGGATGCAGGACCTGGGCACCCTCGGCGGGACCTCCAGCTACGCTTACGGGATTAATAACCGGGGCGAGGTCGTCGGTTCTTCCTACACGTCGGGCGATAACGCGCTGCACGCTTTCGTTTACAGCAACGGCCGGATGCAGGACCTGGGCACCCTCGGCGGGACCAATAGCGGCGCCTCAGGGGCCAACGATCTGAACCAAGTCGTCGGCGCTTCGACGACGGCCGGTATCGCTCCGGTCCACGCGTTCCTTTACAGCGCCAACCTCGTTAAAACTCGCCCTTGACCGGACCGGCACGGCGGCGTTGCCTGGATGCGAACGGGGATTTCTCCGTCCATGCCCGGGAGGCTTCCCCGCTGGTCGATTAGGTTGCCCGCCAGATCGGGGACCGGGCAACCCGCGGCCGGCGCCAACCCTGTACCGGGCCGGCATGGGTGCGCCGGCCCGCTTTTGGCCTCGGCGTCCCACTCGTACCCTTGCAGGTCCTGCACCAACAAGGTCCTGTTGCCCTGAGGCGTGCCGGCCATGAACCGCGTCTTTCAGAAAACCTCGTTGCCTTCAGTTGCCCTTGAGTCGCCGTGTCCGCTCAACCGGGAAGGAGTCGGTCGTGACGACAACGTCGACCCAGTAGTTGCTCGCATTATAGGTGTCTTTGGGAAAACTGCTCGTGACCCCGTACGTGTAAACGCCGTTGCCGCCGCTGGTGCGGTCAGCGCAGGCCAGGAGCGAGCCGTTCTTACGGGCGATTGTGAAATAGCTACCATCGGCCGAGTAATGGCCGCTGTCCGTGTGGTAGGAGGCGACGTACGTGGTGTTGGCCAAGATCGGCACCGGCCTCGGCAGGTCGACCTGCTGCCAGCCGCTGGCCGATTCACCCGAGAAGACCGCCCGGGCCAATACGCTGCCCGAAGCGCTCCAGAGGTGAGCCGTGTGCGACCCCGTGTTCTCGGGACCCTTGTAAAATCGGATCGCAATCACCTTGCCGGCAGTCAAGCTCTGGAACTTGACGCCCAATTCCACCGGGTGGCTGTCGTTGACGGTGATAATGGACGGCGCAGCACCGGGCTTGAACAGGCTCACCGCACCTGCCGTGTACACTATTTCGCTTGAGGGTGAGCTTTCGAGTCCTTCGCGGTTATAAGCGGTAACGGCAAAAAAGTAGGTCCGTCCGTTGGTCAGACCAGAGATGGTTGCGGTGAGGCGGCTGCCCGCGTCGCTGGTGTGGGTGTAGACGCCGCTGGCTATGCCGTAGTGAATACGATAGCCGACGATGCCGGAGGCGGGATTGGGATCCCAAGCCAGCGTAACGGTCTGAGCGGCTTGGGCCCCCATCGCCCAGGCCGCTGCGAGCAGGAGCGACACCGCCACGCAGAGGGTGGCCGACCATCGATGCGCCGGCGACCGGTCCGGCAGAAGTTGCCGCGGCCGGGCGGTGTCACCGGGCATCTGCCGGTTCGATAACACAGGGCACCGCGCGCCCCGGGTGACGTTAATGGCACGAAGTGCACCAGATATTTTGACGGCTTTTAGCGATATGAACATCGAAAATACGATACGATGCGGCGATTTGACGCGAAAAGCCAGCAGCGCTCAAAAGGCGAGGCGCCTTGAGGCGGATGTCGCATTTTCGATGCTCGCATCAACAAGCGGGGTTTTACCGAGCTACGCCGGCTGCCGATCGTTCCGATGGATGGCGATGGTGAGATGATCTGGAAGTGGATGACCGCTGCCTTGCGGGAATAAAAATCTACATTGCCCCTTATTACGTGCCCAACGGATTCTATTCGGAAGACGGAAACTACTTTCTTGATTCGCTTGCTAGCGGATTACTAACGGCTCCAGCCGGCGCGGCTGGCGGCGGCAACGGCGTTTACGCGTATGGAAGTAGCGGCGGCTTTCCCTCTTACATCTACGGCGCGGCCAGTCATACTATTTCGAGCAGCATCGACGTGAAATTCTGTCTTAAGCCCAACGGGCCGGGAGAGCTTAGCGCAGAGTTTTATCCCACTGCCACTTAGTTAAGGATACAAGGCCGGGTATTGCTTTCGTCCCTCCAGGACGAAAGCAATACCCGGCCTTGTATCCTTAACTAAGTGGCAGCAGCGTAAACCCTGGGCTATGTTCCAGCGCCCCTTCGGGGCTGAAATCCGGTCGAACGGTTGCCGGGATAATCAATCGTCCAAATGGTATAGCGCCGTGCGGAGCACCCGGCAGCCTCCCCTCCGCCGGCATTCCACCGGGATAATTGTCCAAAGGGTGTTAGCGGGTTGCGGTGGTTTTTGTACCGGGTTCGTGACCTTGTAGCGATATGAGCCCCCCCGCGTGGCGCGGCCGAGCGCCTTGGAGCGGGCGAAAGCCCCCGGTAAGAGCCGTGCGCCCAAATCCTGGTGGTTCCGGGATTTGGGCGCGCCCTGGGCGAAATCGGGCGTACCGAAAACGCCCCCGCTAATCTGAAGTCTCTGGCTGAGGATAAACGATTACGAAAGCACGGGTGACCGGGAGCTACTGTACATTGACGATGTAGCCGAATAGACCGTGGCTTTCGCCGGCGATGCCGGCCGTGAAGTAGAGGCGGCTGCCATAGAAGAACAGCGCAAAAAGGGAATCGATGGCTATCGGTTGGCCCTTCGCATTCTGCAACGTCCCGACATACGTTCCGACCCCGGTACTGATGTCGAAGGCATTCACGTGGCCATCCCCGTAGTTGCCGACCAGCAGGGTCTGAGGGCCGAATTTGCCGAACGCGTCCGGCACCACGGCAAGCCCCCAGGGGCTGTTCAGCGGGCCCTGAGAAATCAGGCGTTGCTGCAGCTTACCGTCGAGGTCAAACGCGTCGACAAAGCCGTTGCCCGGCGCGTTGTCTTCCTCCACTGCCGCCGGCAACAACTGCTTTGCGTACGTCACATAAATCAGTCCATTGATGTTCGCGATGCCGAACGGCGCAAATCCGGCCGGCAGATTCGGGTCCACAAAGCCGCCCGCGGGGGTTACCGGAGTAAACGTGCTGTCGAAGACATCGACTTTCCCGTTGTGGAAATCCGTTGCGTAGAGTCGTACGTCCCCACTTGGCAGGGTGGCTAAAGCGAGGCCTTTGTAGACGGCCCCCTTGGCTGAGTTGTCCACCGCTATGACGGCGTTGGACAGGTTCACGTCCGGGTTCCAAGCCGAGATGGTGCCGCTCTCGGCCGCGAAGATCAGGGTCGCAGGTTGTGCATTCGCCCCGATCAGAAATCCGTTCGCGATCGGGGGGTTGAAAACGACGCCGGTAGGCCAGGAACTCGCTCCGGAATTTGTAAGGGAGGTTGGATCGATGGTGCCAGCGAGTGGGATAGTGACCGTGAACACCGGCGACGTGTTGCTCGGAACCAGCGGAACGGGCGTGCCATCGGCCTGATAACAGGTCGAGGCGCCGGGATTGTTGTCGGCAATCCAGAAATTGTTTGTGTAAGGATTCAGGGCCAAACCCCATGCACATGACAAATTGGGGTCTGTATTCTGGGCAACCCCGGCAATGTCGCTCTGCAGGTTGACCCAGTTGAACACGGTTCCGGCAGGAGTTCCTTCGGTTCCTCCAGGATTTCCTCCTTCCTGCGCCTGAACACGTTCCGAGAGGAAAACACTCGGAAAGAACTGCAACGTGCAAGCGACGGCAATGGCGCCGATGTTAAAACGGCGAAGGATGTAAGAATGATTACGCATTTTCATAATGTAGGTTCTTTGCGGGCACCCGCCGCCGAATGGCCGTGACTACGAGGTCTACACAGGCCAACCCCGCCGGGGGGTGGGCTACCTGCCTCCATGCCTACCAAACTTGCGCGGTTATTTCAATTCAAATTAGAAGGAGATGCAGTTACGTGCGCGTCAGGACACTGCCTCGCGGCATCAGGCAGCGGCTGGGTGAGACCGAAGCAGCGGCAGTCGTCCTTCACATGGTCGAGACCATTGGCTAGCCCCGTCGGTCCTCTGCGTGGTGGCTAGTCAGATTCTCCATATTCATTCCTGGCTATATAATAAGTCCATTTACGAACTAATTTATCTACTAAGGCGAAAGCCCTTTGGCACACGAAATCATCATGCAAAGTGCGAACCCTTGGCGGGTCAGGTGTGCACGTCGCGGCTTTACGCGTGCCGGGATTTACGTCCGTTGAGTCAACGCCGCGTTATGCGGGCGCTGTTTATTTGACCGGATCCCGTTTGGTTTGATTTGGCCCAGGCCGGAGTTTAAGCTCGCGGGGTGCCAGGCTTGAGGGGGGCTTGCCGGGCCTGCATCGGTTTCCCTCGTGAGCCGTTTGGCTGGAACCCAGTAGAACGCTTGCATGACGCCAGATTCAAGGTTGACCGTCGTTATCCCGGCTTTCAACGAGGAGAAGACGATCGGAGCGGTATTGACCCGGTTGTTTGAATGCGTTCCGACGTTGTTTGAAGTCCTGATCGTCGACGACGCTTCGCGGGACGGGACGGCTGAACAATGCCGGGTGTTTGCCGAACGCGAAACGCGGATCCGGGTGCTTACTCACCGTCAAAACCTGGGAAAGACGGCAGCGTTGAGAACCGCTTTCGAGCACGCTCACGGAGACATCATCGTCATCCAGGATGCCGACCTGGAGTATGATCCGCAGGAAATACCGGCTTTGATCGATCCGATCGTGCTCGGCAAGGCTGACGTTTGTCTGGGTTCGCGATTTCTTGTACGCAAAGCGGGCCGGGTTCTCTACTTTCGGCACTTTCTGGCCAACAAAGTTTTGACCTTGCTCAGCAACATTCTGACCGATTTAAACCTGACAGACATCGAGACCGGCTATAAAGCGGCTCGAGGCGTGATTTTCCGCTCCATGCTGATCGAATCACGAGGCTTTGGATTCGAGATTGAGTTCGTGGCGAAGTGCCGGAAAATCGACGCACGCATTTATGAGGTGCCGATTTCCTACTACGGGCGCACTTACGAGGAAGGCAAGAAAATCGGCGTTAAGGACGGCATCGACGCCCTCTGGTACATTCTGAAATTCAACCTCTTGCGCAATAAGGCCGCCAGCTTCCGCAGCGAACCGCGGCTCAGTTAATGACCACCCGAAATCATCCGCAACCGTGACAGAAATTTTCGGATCGACGTGGTGGCTGGATCACCTGATGTTAGGCTTGGGCATGGCAAGTTTTCTTTACATGCTGATCACCCGGTGACCCGGTCCAGGTGTAAAGTGGTGCTGAAAGCTGGTCACCCTGCGCCCACAAAGGGAGTTCCCCATAGGATTTAAGGGGAATCTCGACGCGCCCAGGAACCAACCGGATGCCCCTTACTCAGATCCGGTTCGGGTGGTTTACAGGTATCCGGCATACCTGATCGCGGCGCGGTAATGGTGCAGGATTTGTTTGAGGCTGAAGATGATGGCAGAGATCTGGTTCTCGCCGGACTGCTGGCGGGGCGTGCACAGGCTCAGGCAGAACGGGCGCGGCCGCACGTGGCCGGTATTAAAAATCGATGCCGGTTCAAAGCCGGCGGACGGCCGGAGCCGGATCGGTTCCGGTGCGAGCGGCACGAACCGCTGTGCCAGCTCGACGGCCGGCCAGAGCACCTCGGTGGCGATCAACCGACTGCAGGTCCGTATCTGAAACCCGGAGATCGGCTGATTGCCCTGGATGAAAATAACCGCGTCAAACGCGTTGCCCTCAAGCTCCCGTTCAAAGAAGCGGACGGCAGGATCGGCCGACCCGCACCAGAAATCATTCGTGAACTCGCGGCCGCCGCTACCGCGCGGTCGTGGGTTGGCCTGCGGGTAGCCGAACAGGGCATAGTCCTGCGCGAGCAGGGAGGCGAGATCGAGCTCGACCAGGAGTTTGGCGAGGGCGGCGCTGCCCACCGTATCCTCAGCGCTCAAGCCGGCAATCAGGGCCAGGCGAATCGGAAGGCCCCGGCCTCGTGGACCGATCAAAACGAAACTCGGGATTACTTTCCCGCCTGCGCGAAAGCTCCGCCACCTTGCCAGGCTGGCTGACTGGTGAGCCAGGGCGTTCAGGGGCGCTAACCAGCTTTCATTCGATTCAAGCGCAGGCGGGAGCGTACAGGACGGACCGGAGGCGAGTTGGTTCGGCATGAGCATTGGCGTTGGCGTTAAGGTGGAAGGCACCAGCGTCAGCGATGGCTGGTGATGAACGCCAGCATAGGCAACGGCGAGCTTAATGTCTACTTTTTTAATAGGGTTTATGCGCGCCTGAGAGCGGGCACACCGCGGCCACAGCGGGAGAAAGCGGGCACGACGACTGAGTTCACACGGTCACACGGCGGGCACAGGGAAAAGGCGGGCACAACGACTGAGTTCACACGGCGAACACGGCGAGCCACGGCGACCACGGCGGGAAGAGGGGGAAAGCGTTCGGAGTTCGGAGTTCGGAGTTCGGAGTTCGGAGTTCGGAGTTCGGAGTTCGGAGTTCGGAGCGGCAGCATGGGGGCGAGATGCCGATGTCAAGCTCCGGTTTCGTGGATCCTTTTCTGCGTTCTTCTGCGTGTTCTGCGGATGATTCCGTCTTCCCGCCGGGCGAGCCTGACCTTCGGGGGGAGATCGGACCTGGTTCTACGACGCCTCCGAGCTCCGAACGCCGAACCCCGAGCTCCGAACTCCTCCTCCTCTTCCCGCCGTGTTCGCCGTGGCTCGCCGTGTTCGCCGTGTGAACTCTTACGTGGTGCCCGCCTTTTCGCTGTGCCCGCCGTGTGACCGTGTGAACTCTTAGGTTGTGCCCGCCCGACCGAAGGCACCCTCCTGCATAAGTTCCCGGATCGGCCTGCGCCCGGATGGCTCCTCGCGCTCGCGCAACGTTTCGGGTAATTTGCCGGGATCACCTGGATGTCCGGCGGCAAACATCGCGACCACCGCATAATCATCGGGTACGGCGAGAACCGTGCGGGCCTTCTCAAAATCGAAGCCTTGCATCGCGTGAACGACCAATCCCATCACCGTGCCCTGGAGGGCGAGATTTTCGTAGGCGAGGCCGCAGTCAAACACGTGCACGGGGTTGGGTTTACCGGTTTTCTGAAACGTCTTGTGGGCGAGAATGACGGTCAGCAACGCGGCATTCTGGCACCAGGCCCGGTTGCCTTCGACGAGCAGGTCGAAGAACAAGGGCCACGACGGCGTGTCGCGCCGCGCGTAAAGAAAGCGCCATTCCTGTTCGTTATAAGTCGACGGGGCCCAGCGGGCGGCTTCAAAGAGGGTGAACAGTTCCTGTTCGCTGAACGGTTCTCCGCTCATGGCGCGAGGTGACCAGCGCTTCAGGAAAAGCGGTTCGATGGGAAAATCAGCCATTCGGTGCTGCTCGGCTCTTGGCAATTGACTCATAACCGCATTCTCTTGCGGCTAATGCCGATGTCAATGCTGCGGTAAAACCGGCTGCCTGATCACCGGCCGGCTGCAACGGTAGATAGAACGGTTTTCCACCTAACAAAAGCCCGGTTACCCCCCCTGTTTTCTATCCGGATGATGATCCCGGATGGAAGGTTAGGCGCGGGCAGGGCCGCGCTTCTATCAGTTAGGATGTGTTAGGTTAGGTTCCAAGGCAGTGGCAGACCGTTTCCCGGTCAGAAGCATCCAGGTGCTTGCAATGCCGTCCGGGATGGCCTAGCCTGTGTTTTTCCGGAGCATCCCCTATGGCTCACAAACTCATTGACCTTCTGAAAGGGCTCGATGACGACGTGCGGGTTCATGACGGGTTGACCACGTGCGAACCGTGGTGCCTTGTCCACGCGCTCACCGATGCCGGCTTCCAGGACGAAGCCCGTTACCGTTTGGACTCTCACCGCATCGTGCGTCTCGATGACCATGGACGCCAGGAAATCTCGGTCGTCTATACGCTGGACCGCTACCCGGACGCCAAAGACGTGCAAAAATCGGTCTTTGACCTCCTGGAGGCGATGACGGGTGAAGAGCGTAAAGCCTGTACGCAGCGGTCCCTGGCTGCAGCGTTTGGAAGCTGCGAAAGCATCCGCGCCTTCATGGAAACGTACGCCGAAGACGGGGAGGATGCCGGGGCCGTGGCGCAGCGATACGTGAACGCGGCGCGCT
The nucleotide sequence above comes from Verrucomicrobiota bacterium. Encoded proteins:
- a CDS encoding TIGR03118 family protein, which encodes MRNHSYILRRFNIGAIAVACTLQFFPSVFLSERVQAQEGGNPGGTEGTPAGTVFNWVNLQSDIAGVAQNTDPNLSCAWGLALNPYTNNFWIADNNPGASTCYQADGTPVPLVPSNTSPVFTVTIPLAGTIDPTSLTNSGASSWPTGVVFNPPIANGFLIGANAQPATLIFAAESGTISAWNPDVNLSNAVIAVDNSAKGAVYKGLALATLPSGDVRLYATDFHNGKVDVFDSTFTPVTPAGGFVDPNLPAGFAPFGIANINGLIYVTYAKQLLPAAVEEDNAPGNGFVDAFDLDGKLQQRLISQGPLNSPWGLAVVPDAFGKFGPQTLLVGNYGDGHVNAFDISTGVGTYVGTLQNAKGQPIAIDSLFALFFYGSRLYFTAGIAGESHGLFGYIVNVQ
- a CDS encoding nitroreductase family protein, encoding MSQLPRAEQHRMADFPIEPLFLKRWSPRAMSGEPFSEQELFTLFEAARWAPSTYNEQEWRFLYARRDTPSWPLFFDLLVEGNRAWCQNAALLTVILAHKTFQKTGKPNPVHVFDCGLAYENLALQGTVMGLVVHAMQGFDFEKARTVLAVPDDYAVVAMFAAGHPGDPGKLPETLREREEPSGRRPIRELMQEGAFGRAGTT
- a CDS encoding glycosyltransferase family 2 protein; translation: MTPDSRLTVVIPAFNEEKTIGAVLTRLFECVPTLFEVLIVDDASRDGTAEQCRVFAERETRIRVLTHRQNLGKTAALRTAFEHAHGDIIVIQDADLEYDPQEIPALIDPIVLGKADVCLGSRFLVRKAGRVLYFRHFLANKVLTLLSNILTDLNLTDIETGYKAARGVIFRSMLIESRGFGFEIEFVAKCRKIDARIYEVPISYYGRTYEEGKKIGVKDGIDALWYILKFNLLRNKAASFRSEPRLS